TGGTAACCCTGAATTTGACGTGTTGTAAGTAGTCCAATTGTTTCCATTAAATTTTACTAATCCGCTTCCAAAAGTTCCTATCCACTTAGTTTCATTATTATCAATGTATATTGACGATATGGAGTTGTCTTGTATGCCAGAATTTAAATGATTGTAAAAAGTTGAAGTATTGTTGTTTTTATCAATTTTAATTAAACCACCACCGATAGTACCTACCCATATATTACTGTCTTGTTCTGCTAATGCTCGAATGTTTTTTCCGCAGGTGTAATTTAGCCAATCTGATGTTTGAGCATTAGTAATACTATTAATGCTTAAAAGTGTAATTATAAATATTTTTAGTTTCGAGAACAATCTATTTCTCATAATAATTTTTACTATGTTATTGTTATTTTTATAACTGTTTTACAAATACTTTTTAAACTTAATTTATTTTATTCTATTTGTTTTTTACAATTTTATAATGATTTATTTACAATAATTGAAGTTGTACGTAAAAGTAAAAAAAATTATTCATCATCACTTTCCTTAACAATAGCAGCCAATCCACCAATTGATGTTTCTTTATAAAGGCTTGGTAAATCGTGTCCGGTTTGCAACATTGTTTCTATTACTTTATCAAAACTTATATAGTGATGCCCGTCTGAAAGTATTGCAAATGCTGAAGCATCAAGTGCACGGGTAGCTGCAAAAGCATTACGCTCAATGCAAGGAATTTGTACAAAACCACCAATAGGATCGCAGGTTAAACCAAGGTGATGTTCTAAACCGATTTCAGCAGCATATTCAATTTGAGGTGGTGTTCCTCCAAATAATTTTGTCGCTGCAGCAGCTGCCATTGCACATGCAGAGCCAATTTCGCCCTGACAGCCAACTTCTGCTCCGGATATTGAGCCATTTGTTTTAATAACGTTCCCAAATATTCCTGCTGTAGCCAACGCCTTTAATATTTTACTATCCGGCATTTCATAATCTTTAGAAATATGATATAGTACAGCTGGTAACACTCCACATGATCCGCAGGTAGGGGCTGTAACAACTTTTCCACATGAAGCATTTTCTTCAGAAACAGCTAAAGCATATGAGAAAAGTAAAGTTTTACGTTTTAAGCTTCCAGTAAAACCTTGCGAACGGGTAAAATAAAGCGCAGCTTTCCTCGACAGGTGAAGGGATCCAGGTATAACTCCATCGTTTTCTAACCCGTTATGAATAGAATTTTTCATTGCTTCCCATACTTCTGTAAGATATATCCAAATCTCAGGGCCTTCAAATTCTTCTACATATTCCCAATAAGTTTTTCCTGTACTATTTAAGTAATGCAAAATTTCATGCATGTTCTTGTGTGGATAAATTTGAGTAGGAGAATTTAAGTTATCTTCCCATAATGCTCCACCACCAATACTGAAAGTTGTCCATGAATCTGCTGTGTTTCCATTATTATCAATAGCTTCAAAGGTTAATCCATTAGGATGTTCAGGCAAAAACTCTTTTGGTTTCCAAATAATTTCTGTTGGAATAGGTTTAAATTCATTAATAATTGCTGCATCTGTAAAATGACCTTTACCAGTAGCAGCAAGACTCCCATACAATGTTACCTTATACGAATTGCAATTAATATTCTTTTCTTTAAAGATTTTTGCAGCTCTAAGTGGTCCCATGGTATGGCTACTTGATGGACCATGTCCGATTCTGAAAATACTTTTTATTGATTGCATAAATCTGTTTTTTGTAAAATTAAATAACTGTTTCTTATTTTTCAATATTTATATAATTATAATGTACATTAATCTATAATTATGCTTTCACACATCTCGATAACTCCGCAAGCGGAGCACTCGATAAAGCTAAACGCACAAAACCCATTTGATAGGTCGAATAATTCGCCTGTAATAAAAGGAATAATTATTTAGTTTTAAAATTTGGCGGATTGTATCGAGACCTGTATGCTAAATAAATATTTTTTCTAAAATAATTTAAAGATATCAAAATTTAAACTTTTAAGAGCATAGGAGAGGAGCAAAATAAAAAATGAACTTTGGTATAGCTTGAGTTGATTTTGTCGTTCTGGTGCAATTTTACCATTCAAAATATTTTTTCATTCAATTTGCATTTGTAAATAAATACACTAGTTACATTTGTAATAAATCAATGAAATTACAAATGTAATCAGAAGAATTTACATTATTTTCACAATAATAAATTACAATGTTAAACAGGTTTTCAGTTCCTTTTATTATCAAATATATATTATGTATAATAATCATATAATCAATATATAGAATACATTTATATAAACTAATAGTTAAGATAAAGTGTTACAATTGTATTTAATCAGATGTAATACACTATAATTGAGTATTGAATAATCTATTTAGTTTTTATTATCAGTATATTATGTAATTTATATAAATCATAGATTTAAATAAACTGATTGATTAAACATGCTAATTTTCAATACTTAGTATAATTTACAATTAATATAAGAAATCATAGTAATTACATTTGTAAATACCATAAAAGTTACAAATGTGAATAATATTAATATTACATTTGTAACTCGAAAAAACGACTAAAAAATGAAAGATAGAATTGCGAAATTTTTGAAGGCAGAAAATATTTCATCGTCAAAGTTTGCTGATGAGATCGGAGTACAACGTTCAAGTATTTCTCATATCATTGCCGGAAGAAATAATCCGAGTCTTGAGCTTATACAAAAAATTTTAAATCGTTTTGATAAAATAAATCCCGATTGGTTAATTTTAGGAAAAGGAGAAATGTATCGACCCGGAAAAGGAATTCCTACTTTATTTGACCAAGGATTTGTAGAAACTCCTGTGAATTCTAAAATATTGAAACCTGAAGAGGTTATTGAGCCTATAAAAGTGGAACAAAAGGTTGATAATAAAATAGATAATTCTAATTTTTCAACTGAGCCTAAAATCAATAATCCAGTAAAAATAAAAGCAGTCGATAGAATGTTTATTATTTATAATGATGGAACATTTGAAACTTACTCACCTTCCAATTAATAAATAGTCACCCTTCGACTACGCTCAAAGTGACATAGTTTTTTTTTGTCATTCTGAGGCTCTCGAAGGATGACTTTTCATACAATTAGCATTTTCATTTAATATTTTAAAACTCCATTAATTTATTAACACTACAATATCT
This portion of the Bacteroidia bacterium genome encodes:
- a CDS encoding L-serine ammonia-lyase, iron-sulfur-dependent, subunit alpha — its product is MQSIKSIFRIGHGPSSSHTMGPLRAAKIFKEKNINCNSYKVTLYGSLAATGKGHFTDAAIINEFKPIPTEIIWKPKEFLPEHPNGLTFEAIDNNGNTADSWTTFSIGGGALWEDNLNSPTQIYPHKNMHEILHYLNSTGKTYWEYVEEFEGPEIWIYLTEVWEAMKNSIHNGLENDGVIPGSLHLSRKAALYFTRSQGFTGSLKRKTLLFSYALAVSEENASCGKVVTAPTCGSCGVLPAVLYHISKDYEMPDSKILKALATAGIFGNVIKTNGSISGAEVGCQGEIGSACAMAAAAATKLFGGTPPQIEYAAEIGLEHHLGLTCDPIGGFVQIPCIERNAFAATRALDASAFAILSDGHHYISFDKVIETMLQTGHDLPSLYKETSIGGLAAIVKESDDE
- a CDS encoding helix-turn-helix transcriptional regulator, whose product is MKDRIAKFLKAENISSSKFADEIGVQRSSISHIIAGRNNPSLELIQKILNRFDKINPDWLILGKGEMYRPGKGIPTLFDQGFVETPVNSKILKPEEVIEPIKVEQKVDNKIDNSNFSTEPKINNPVKIKAVDRMFIIYNDGTFETYSPSN